A window of Hordeum vulgare subsp. vulgare chromosome 5H, MorexV3_pseudomolecules_assembly, whole genome shotgun sequence genomic DNA:
ACTGCCAAACAGGGAAATGTTTGAAAGTGTTGGGTGGGCATCGGCGCACACCTTGGGTGGTATGTTTTTTCTGACACTGGCACAATTTGGTAGTGCATTTGAACAGGGAGTAAGCTATTGAATATATGGCTCTAATAACGATGTGATGCATTGTTTTTGTAATCATTGGACCAAGCAGCATCAGTttgtcttttttttttttgcctgtctaaataaaatatgaaaatgaaGTTTAATAATTTACAGTTCTGTTTATTGCCAGCCGATATTATAGCACAAGTGTGTTTATGAAGCTACTGTTCTATTGCAGGTTAGATACCATCCCTTACATCCTGATATACTTGCCAGCGGGAGTTTGGATCATGAAGTCCGTCTTTGGGATGCTAATACCTCAGATTGTATTGGATCTCAGGATTTCCGTAATATCCTTTAAACAGTCTCTAGCCCCATTCATCATTGTTAGCTTCTGTCTGTTGGCATTTCTGAAGCAACACTAATTTTGTATTATGTTCCTTTGGCAGAGAGGCCAATTGCATCCATTGCGTTTCATGCAAGGGGGGAGATTCTGGCAGTTGCATCAGGTCACAAAGTAGGACTCCCAGTGTTAGACTCATAGCAAAATATTCTTTATGTAATTATTCCATGAACAGTTGAAATAACGTGCACCTAATTTATGTGTCAGTTGTTCATATGGAACTACAATAGGCGAGGGGAGTCTTCTGCCCCACCCATTATATTAAGAACCCGCCGTTCGTTGAGAGCTGTGCATTTCCACCCTCATGGTGCTCCATATCTTCTTACGGCAGAGGTAGAAGATGTAGAATATGAATATCCTTTGTACTTCATTATGCGTTCCTGTTAAATATTTTTTGTTTACTCATCTGTACCTTGAATTTCAGGTTAACAATCTTGACTCCGCAGACTCACAGCTGACCCATGCAACATCTACTGGCTATTCGAACTATCCCTCAGCTTTGTTTTTTGCAAACATCAACTCTAGAGGGTATCCACATCTTGAGTCTAATATGTCATCACCTTGCCTAATTTGGCCTGCATTCCTCAGAGATGATGGAAGTCTATATATTCCTCGAAATGACTTGGCTAGTGGTTCAACCAATGTGCAGCAGAGTTCATCATCTTTAGCTCAAAATGTATTGGCGTCAGATGCTGAAAACCAGCAGTCTGACCACTTTGTAACCCCTATGGATGTATGTCCAGGGGAACCATCTGCGTCTAGTGATGTTCAAATGCCTTCCACGAGCAACAGCCTGCCACTTCCGGCAATAGCCAGGCCTTCAGGATCTGCTGTTGATCGTATGCCAGTGAATTCATTCACCACTAGCGGGTTAGATGTTCAAATGTTTCTAAGAAATTCAGAGGGTGGAAATCACCATCACGATCTCTTGAGTGACTCGCGTAGCTGGGAGCTGCCTTTTTTGCATGGTTGGTTGATGGCCCAAAGTCAGACAGGTTTGCATCCTGCATTTCTGAACAATACTGTCCTTAAAATCCTGCCTCTTGGTGGTGTTATTGTGATTAACTTTACTAGGGAATCACAACGCATGAATTGTCCTACATCCAGGTGCTTCTTCATCGATACCGATTCCCGCTGGCAGTACTAGAGGATCAAATCGACACTATGCCTCACGCCCTCATGCTTTGGCCTCTGTACCAGGGGTTGGGAATTCACTTTTGGGTCCACACGATGAAGCTGAGGCTCGTGCTGCGTCCTTAGGTGTTGGATCAGAACTTGCTACCTCACTGTTTTCTGCCGGCGCTGCTGAATTACCTTGTACGGTGAAGCTTAGAGTATGGCGGCATGATATCAAGAATCCATGTGTTGCATTAGAAACCAAGGCGTGCTGCTTGACAATCTCTCATGCCGTTCTTTGCAGGTGATCCCTTGTGCTTTGGtcactttttttctctttcctgTAGAACAGAAGTTGTTGTTAGTCTCTTCATAGTATTTACCAGTGCCTTCACTGTTGTGTATACAAAAGATGGATCTATGCTCCATTCTTACCTTATTTCTGAACTTGCTTAGTAATGCTACTAAATAGTTCCAAGTAGAATGTATATGTGGTAGATTTTCTTGACGGGGATCGTGCTTTTATGTTTGACGGAGTTGGGACTTCTGTATTTACAAGTTATTAATTGTTGCAGTGAAATGGGTGCCCATTTCTCCCCTTGTGGACGATTTCTGGtcgcttgtgttgcatgtttgctGCCTCAAACAGAAGGTGACCAGGGTAGCCAATTACCTGTGCAGTATGAGTCTACAGGAGCTGGAACATCACCAACTCGTCACCCACTTCCCTCCCATGGAGTGATTTATGAGCTTCGGGTTTATTCTCTTGAGGAGGCAACGTAATTTTCTCACTGTTGACTGTTCTATTACTGTAGTTTGTTCTTTATCAGCCTATCAGGTTACTGTTTTGTAAATGATATCCTTTAAAGTTGTGAATGTGTTTCTTGCAGATTTGGAGAAATTCTCACGTCCAGAGCAATAAGAGCGGCTCATTGTTTAACTTCCATTCAGGTTATTGTGTTCACTTTTGTTTGTGTGTGTGCTTGCATCAatttttcttttttatgctgggaaAATAACTTGTGGTTTGAGTCTCAAGTATCATAATGCAAGTGAGCCTCTTTGGCGTGGCCGACCACGTCAGTGTAATGCAGGTTTAGAGGGTGCGCACTTGCCGCATAACCACGTGGACAAAGCAGGCTAAAATTCAAAGCCACATATTAGTTATGTAGTCCTTTTTAACCCAAACAAACAAGGACCCTCCTGTTTCTCCAAGACACAAACAGGAATCCTTGTCAAAGGATAACAAGAAATACAGAACAATTGAACACAGCACAAGCAGCAAACTGCCCTCTTCTTTAATTCCAAATACTTCTCCCATTTCTAGTATGACTTTTTCCTCTGTTCTTGGTTCTGCACCCAGCAAAGCAAAGAGCAAATCAAGTAAAACTAACTCACGTAACATGGAAAGCACAAAGTATTTCAGTACATGTGAGATGTGACACATATTGATGATTTAACACGCATGGTTTATTCTTCTCCTTTTGGTGAATAGAGCAGTAGTCATAACAAATGGATTTGGTCAGGTGTTATGATAAGATATGTGCTTACTTCTTTTTTACATTCCCATGGTACTAATCACTATGAAAGCACAGAGCTGATAACATGGTCCCACTAAAGCAATATCTGAACTTTTTTCATTTGGAAGCTCCCTGCCACCTGCATCAGGGCATATGCCATTATAATGTTTAATGAGGACACATGTGTGCAGTGTACTGCCATGCAGTGTGAGTCCAGGATCTGTGGGAGTTCCAGCTGTTGACCCCAAAATTACAGAAATTACCAATCTCGTTATTAATTCAGTATTGTAGATTTTTAGCAGACTTTTTTTGTGCATGGTGAAGGGGAGCCTTGGTGCAGTGGTACCTTGTGACCATGAGGTCACGGGTTCAAGTCCTAGAAACAGCCTCTTGCAGAAATGTAGGGAAAGGCTGCGTACAATAGACCCAAAGTGGTCAGACCTTTCCCCTGACCCTGCGCAAGCGGGAGCTACATGCACTGGGCTGCCCTTTTTTTTTGCATGGTCTTCTGCATTGCAGACCCATCTCTGAGACATATCAGGCTGCAGTTATGCAATTCTCAGAATTTAATCTGACCCTATATCTTTTCTTTGATGCAGTTCTCTCCTACTTCAGAACACATACTGTTGGCATATGGACGTCGTCAT
This region includes:
- the LOC123395164 gene encoding uncharacterized protein LOC123395164 → MAENWVEGSKNTSAPTSFSGSPPGCHTASTRRSRQRNIFHLLSHREVSPRTKHQAKRHWNKPPACGAGYSELRYLATDAKHDLFSWAESQSLHRWSAKYCPLMPPPRSTIAAAFSSDGKTLASTHGDHTVKIIDCQTGKCLKVLGGHRRTPWVVRYHPLHPDILASGSLDHEVRLWDANTSDCIGSQDFQRPIASIAFHARGEILAVASGHKLFIWNYNRRGESSAPPIILRTRRSLRAVHFHPHGAPYLLTAEVNNLDSADSQLTHATSTGYSNYPSALFFANINSRGYPHLESNMSSPCLIWPAFLRDDGSLYIPRNDLASGSTNVQQSSSSLAQNVLASDAENQQSDHFVTPMDVCPGEPSASSDVQMPSTSNSLPLPAIARPSGSAVDRMPVNSFTTSGLDVQMFLRNSEGGNHHHDLLSDSRSWELPFLHGWLMAQSQTGASSSIPIPAGSTRGSNRHYASRPHALASVPGVGNSLLGPHDEAEARAASLGVGSELATSLFSAGAAELPCTVKLRVWRHDIKNPCVALETKACCLTISHAVLCSEMGAHFSPCGRFLVACVACLLPQTEGDQGSQLPVQYESTGAGTSPTRHPLPSHGVIYELRVYSLEEATFGEILTSRAIRAAHCLTSIQFSPTSEHILLAYGRRHSSLLRSIVMDAETTGIPVYTILEVYRVSDMELVRVLPSAEDEVNVACFHPSPGGGLVYGTKEGKLRILQHNGADAASMGLNCFIEENMLEVQRYALEG